The nucleotide sequence CGTGAATACATGCCTGGTGATCGCTTTTCTTGGATTGATTGGAAAACAACAGCTAAAAAAAACGCAGTGATGACGAAAGAATTTGAACAAGAAAAAAGCTCGAGCATCTTGCTGATTTTAGATAGTGGTCACCATGATGAGTTTTATCCAATCGCCTATGAAGCTAGCATAGAAATAACTGCATCGTTAGTAGAATCGATTAAGAGACATTCCTCCAGAATGGCGTTTTTATCACTTGGACAGGAACGAGTTTATTTCCCGTTTCAACAAAGTCCAGGAAAGTTAGATATGATTAAGACACATCTTGCGAAGGTGCAGGCCATTCCATCTGTTCCTTTTTCAAACCAAATTATCAACGAAAGCAGAAAGATCCCAGAAGGCGTCGTCCTCATGCTAGTCGTTTCGCATTTTGATGAAAAGCTGGAGCTTGCGATTGAACAATTAAAGCAAAAAAGCAAAAAGATTGTCGTGTTTTATGTCCATCCGAAGGAGCAGGAATCGGGAGAGGACAGAGTTTGGCTTCAGAAGCTAAGCGCAAGTGGTATTGTTGTCAATGAATTAACGGAAGAGCAATTAGTCCAACAAAAAATAGAGGTGAACACATAATGGGTGGAGTCAATCAAGGGTTACAGCAGTGGGTCTATCAGTCTATCATCTATCTATGTGGGTTTTTATTGTTTTGGGAATGGCTACGTCCGTTAGAGGATATCTCGGATACAGGTAATGTTCCTGTCTTTGTTCTTTATGCAGCGTTTTGCTTTATCATTTCCTTTTTTCAAGCGCGTTGGTGGCTGTCCATTCCTTTAAAGCTGGCCGGTATGATTTTTATTCTCGACAGTCTGTTTATATCGGAAGCTTTGTTTAGTAAAGCTTGGTTTTCCTTACTATATATCCATACGACCTATAACATAGACATTATTGTCAATCAAAATTGGGGACAAATGACGCCATTATTCCGAAGCGGCTTATTCCTCATCTTGTTATGGCTGATGAGCTATTTATTATACTATTGGTTCGTCGTGGCGAAGAAGATTTTTACTTTCGTTTTGTTAACCTTTATCTATATGACCGTTTTAGATACGTTTACGGTATATGAAGCAGATCAAGCGATTGTTCGAACATTCATTGTTTCCTTAATCGCATTAGGTCTATCAAACATTACGAAAGAAGTGGAGTATGAAGCAATCTCCTTCAAAGGTTTTAACAAGCTTTGGAAGGTGATTATTCCGCTGTTTGTGTTTGTATCTTTATCGACCGTAGTAGGCTTTGCCTCTCCGAAACTAGATCCACAATGGCCAGACCCTGTACCATTTATTAAAAGTACAGCGAAAAATGCTGGATTCGGTGAAGGGGGGAGTGTCGTCCAAAAAGTCGGCTATGGAGAGGACGACTCCCGTTTAGGAGGATCTTTTGTACAAGATAATGCACCAGTGTTTCAAGCAATTTCCCCTGACAAGCAATATTGGAGAATCGAATCCAAAGATGTTTACACAGGGAAAGGCTGGGAGCGCTCCGATGATTTAGAATACCAGCTTCAAGAGGGTGGAGACATTCAACTTAATATGTTTGAGGAAGATGTTGTAGAAACAGAACGGTTGGAAGCACAGATTAATTTTGAAGAAGACGCGTATTTTTCAAAACTTGTTTACCCGTATGGGATCCGAGAAGTATCCGGTGAAGATGGTGTCGATTATTTATTAGATGAACAAACGGGTACGATCTCAACAGAAGGGCCTGAGCAGCATCGCTATTCACAGGGTTATGAAGTCACATATGACAGCCCTTCCTTCTCATTTAATCAATTAAGAGAAGCAAGCAAAGAAGACCCAGAGGAAATTAAGGAGAAATATTTACAGTTACCTAGTGACTTACCAGAACGAGTGGGTCAATTAGCAGAAGAAATAATTGGTACTAAGGATAACCGTTATGATCAAGCGATGGCGGTGGAACAGTACTTCAATAGTAATGGTTTTGAGTATCAAACCGAAAATGTGGCCGTCCCTGACCGCAATCAGGATTACGTTGATCAATTTTTGTTTGAAACAAAGGTAGGATATTGCGATAACTTCTCTACCTCAATGGTCGTTCTTTTACGAACCTTAGATATACCCGCTAGATGGGTGAAAGGATTCTCTGGAGGAGAGCGTGTCGAGAATCAGCCTAGTGATCTTCCTGATAATGCGGACCTCTATCAGATTACGAACTCAAATGCCCACTCTTGGGTAGAGGTTTATTTCCCAGAGGTTGGTTGGGTTCCATTTGAACCGACACAAGGGTTTAACTCTTCTGTTGACTTTTATGAAGAGGTAGAAGAAGAGGAACAACAACAAGCGGAACAACCGGCGGTTCCTGCTACACAACAGGATGACCCAACGAGAGGGAATCCACAGCAAGTAGAGGAAGAATCCAGCTCTGCTGGCAGTGTGGGGAATATTGAATCTGCGTCCTTCGGATGGATGAAGTGGTTGCTTCTGGCGGTGCCTGTTATTTTGATTGCGCTCGTGTATTTCTATCGTTACAGATGGCTGACCGTACTCAAAATCCGTAAATACAAAGGGAACAATGAGGAAAATATTTACCAGGATGCCTACCACTACTTATTAAAGGTGTTGGCACATAAAGGGATTCGAAGAGTAGATGGTCAAACCTTGAGAGAGTTTGCTAAAATGGTAGATCGCCAGCTAGAAACCAATGAAATGAGTAGACTGACGCACCATTATGAACGTGTGCTGTATCGAAATGAAGACGAATCGTCTCAGTGGTCCAAGATGACCGAATTATGGGAAAATTTAATCAAGAAAACATTGTCTTGACCGTGCTTGGATGGCTACTGTAGAATGGTAGAAATTCAATTTAAGCATTTAAGAAATGAATAATAGCCTCATATATACTCGATAATAAGGTTCGAGAGTCTCTACCAAGATGCCGTAAATATCTTGACTATGCAGGTGGAAGTCTTTGTGTTCTGATAAATAGATTTCTACCTTTATAGGTAGGAGTCTATTTTTATACGTTAGGAACGTATAAAAATAGCAAGGAGAAAATCGACTTAGTAAATTTTTAAGGTACCAAGTATAAGTACAACTATGGCTTGGCCTACGTCTTTATAGGCTTGGCTTCGCCAAGTTTTCTTTATACCTACAAATTCGTGAAGGGATGGAAGAGGGATGGCTCAATCAGATATGATCTTAGTGTTAGACTTTGGAAGTCAATACAATCAACTTATCACTAGAAGAATAAGAGAGTTTGGTGTGTACAGTGAGCTACATAGTCATCGTCTAACGATGGAGGAAATTAAGGCGATGAATCCGAAGGGGATTATCCTTTCTGGTGGACCGCATAGTGTCTATGATGAAAATAGCTTTCGTTGTGATGAAGGAATCTTTGACTTAAATATTCCGATTCTAGGTATTTGCTATGGGATGCAGCTTATGACGCTTCACTTCGGTGGAAATGTTCAGAGAGCAAAGGATCGAGAATATGGGAAAGCGGATATTGAATTAAAAGAAGACCCACTTCTATTCAAAGGTACACCGAAAACACAAACGGTATGGATGAGTCATGGGGATAAAGTCATTGAACCTCCTGCAGATTTTCACATTGATGCAACAAGCTCCTCCACTCCGGTGGCGGCAATCAGCCATAAAGAACGTAACTTGTTTGGCGTTCAATTCCATCCAGAGGTGCGAAACACGGAGTATGGAAATGATTTACTGAAGCAATTTGTGTTTGCGGCTTGTGAGTGTGCTGGAGATTGGACGATGGAAAACTTTGTTGAGCAAGAAGTGAAAAAAATCCAGGACAAAGTAGGCGACAAAAAAGTATTGTGCGCCTTGAGTGGTGGCGTCGATTCTTCCGTTGTTGCCGCGCTTATTCATAAAGCAATTGGGGATCAGCTCACTTGTATTTTTGTGGATCACGGTTTGCTTCGTAAGGATGAAGGCGATTTAGTCATGGAAACGTTCCGTGATGGCTTCCATATGAACATCATTCGAGTAAACGCGCAGGATCGCTTTTTAAACAAGCTAAAAGGAGTAAGTGATCCGGAGCAAAAACGAAAGATTATCGGCAATGAGTTTATTTATGTGTTTGATGATGAAGCGGAAAAATTAAAGGATATTGATTACTTAGCACAAGGTACTCTATACACCGACATTGTCGAAAGTGGAACGGAAACGGCACAAACAATCAAGTCCCACCATAACGTTGGTGGATTACCAGAAGACATGCAATTTGAACTGTTAGAACCACTCAATACCCTTTTCAAGGATGAAGTGCGTGCGCTTGGTTTAGAGCTTGGTGTGCCAGCAGATATCGTATGGAGGCAGCCATTCCCTGGTCCGGGTCTAGGTATTCGAGTTCTAGGGGAAGTGACAGAGGATAAAATAGAGATTGTACGGGAATCCGATGCGATCTTACGTGAGGAAATAAAACAGGCCGACCTTGAAAAAGATATCTGGCAATACTTTACGGTTTTACCGGACATCCGCAGTGTAGGGGTTATGGGCGATGCGCGCACCTATGATTACACAATAGGGATTAGAGCAGTAACGTCAATTGATGGAATGACTTCAGACTGGGCAAGAATCCCTTGGCACGTATTGGAGAAAATCTCCACCCGAATTGTCAACGAGGTCGAGCACATTAATCGCGTTGTCTATGATATTACGAGTAAGCCGCCTGCAACGATTGAATGGGAATGACGAACATTAATAAAATAATTCAAAAAAACATTCGTCTTTTTACTTGACGAGGTTCTAGGCAATTAGTATGATGAATAATGTACTTATAAAATAAATAGAAAAATCCGTCGTATAATTTTGGGGATATGGCCCATGAGTTTCTACCGGACTACCGTAAATGGTCTGACTACGCTGGAGTGTTCATTACTTATTTTTTATTTAGGAGTATAGAACATTTCTGAAGTTAGTTAAAGGTAGTACTCTTGGCCAAAGCCAAAGGTGCTACCTTTTTTTGTTTGGGATCTCAGTGAGACGGAGTTCACTTGGGGAGGATGTTTTGATGAAGAAGTTTTTCCAGTTTGAAGAGCTTGGCACGAATATTAGAACGGAATTTGTTGCAGGTCTTACTACGTTCTTAGCGATGGCCTACATTTTGTTTGTAAATCCATCAACGCTAACTGCTGATGGAGCAACCGGAATGGATGCTGGTGCTGTATTCACCGCAACTGCTTTAGCGGCTGCAATTGGTTCACTAGTTATGGGGCTAGTTGCGAAATACCCTGTTGCGCTAGCACCAGGAATGGGCCTGAACGCATTTTTTGCTTATACGGTTGTATTAGGTTGGGGAATTCCTTGGGAAACAGCTTTAGCTGGTGTATTAGCTTCTGGACTTATTTTTATCGTTCTGACTTTATCAGGAATTAGAGAGACTATTATTAACGCAATTCCAGCAAACTTAAAAATGGCAGTTGGTGCTGGTATCGGTTTATTTATTGCTTTTATTGGATTCCAAAATGCAGGCATCATTGTGAATAACGATGCAACTCTTATTGGATTAGGAGACCTTTCTGCACCAAATACGTTACTAGCGATCTTTGGGATTGTGGTAACAGTCATTCTTTTAACAAGAAATGTAAAGGGTGGCGTTTTCTACGGAATGATTATTACAGCAATTGCTGGAATGATTTTCGGATTAATTGATCCACCAAAAGGACTTGGAGATATCGTTGGACCGGTACCAAGCTTAGCTCCAACGTTCGGTCAGGCATTTGCTCACTTCGGTGATATTTTTACCATTCAAATGTTAGTCGTTGTTTTAACTTTCTTGTTTGTAGATTTCTTTGACACTGCAGGAACATTAGTAGCAGTTGCGACAAAAGCCGGTTTAATGAAAGACAACAAGCTACCGCGTGCTGGTAAAGCCTTGTTTGCAGACTCAGCAGCAACAGTAGTTGGGGCAACGTTGGGAACTTCTACAACGACGTCTTATGTGGAATCTACAACAGGGGTAAGTGCTGGAGGACGTTCTGGATTCACTTCAGTAGTGACAGCAGGATTCTTTCTTCTAGCCTTAATCTTTTCACCGTTACTAGGAATGGTAACATCGGCAGTTACAGCGCCAGCCTTAATTATTGTTGGTGTCTTAATGTGTACGACTTTAAAGGATATTGATTGGGATCAGTTCGAAATCGCAGTTCCAGCTTTCCTTACAATTGTAACG is from Radiobacillus kanasensis and encodes:
- a CDS encoding transglutaminase TgpA family protein; translation: MGGVNQGLQQWVYQSIIYLCGFLLFWEWLRPLEDISDTGNVPVFVLYAAFCFIISFFQARWWLSIPLKLAGMIFILDSLFISEALFSKAWFSLLYIHTTYNIDIIVNQNWGQMTPLFRSGLFLILLWLMSYLLYYWFVVAKKIFTFVLLTFIYMTVLDTFTVYEADQAIVRTFIVSLIALGLSNITKEVEYEAISFKGFNKLWKVIIPLFVFVSLSTVVGFASPKLDPQWPDPVPFIKSTAKNAGFGEGGSVVQKVGYGEDDSRLGGSFVQDNAPVFQAISPDKQYWRIESKDVYTGKGWERSDDLEYQLQEGGDIQLNMFEEDVVETERLEAQINFEEDAYFSKLVYPYGIREVSGEDGVDYLLDEQTGTISTEGPEQHRYSQGYEVTYDSPSFSFNQLREASKEDPEEIKEKYLQLPSDLPERVGQLAEEIIGTKDNRYDQAMAVEQYFNSNGFEYQTENVAVPDRNQDYVDQFLFETKVGYCDNFSTSMVVLLRTLDIPARWVKGFSGGERVENQPSDLPDNADLYQITNSNAHSWVEVYFPEVGWVPFEPTQGFNSSVDFYEEVEEEEQQQAEQPAVPATQQDDPTRGNPQQVEEESSSAGSVGNIESASFGWMKWLLLAVPVILIALVYFYRYRWLTVLKIRKYKGNNEENIYQDAYHYLLKVLAHKGIRRVDGQTLREFAKMVDRQLETNEMSRLTHHYERVLYRNEDESSQWSKMTELWENLIKKTLS
- the guaA gene encoding glutamine-hydrolyzing GMP synthase, producing the protein MAQSDMILVLDFGSQYNQLITRRIREFGVYSELHSHRLTMEEIKAMNPKGIILSGGPHSVYDENSFRCDEGIFDLNIPILGICYGMQLMTLHFGGNVQRAKDREYGKADIELKEDPLLFKGTPKTQTVWMSHGDKVIEPPADFHIDATSSSTPVAAISHKERNLFGVQFHPEVRNTEYGNDLLKQFVFAACECAGDWTMENFVEQEVKKIQDKVGDKKVLCALSGGVDSSVVAALIHKAIGDQLTCIFVDHGLLRKDEGDLVMETFRDGFHMNIIRVNAQDRFLNKLKGVSDPEQKRKIIGNEFIYVFDDEAEKLKDIDYLAQGTLYTDIVESGTETAQTIKSHHNVGGLPEDMQFELLEPLNTLFKDEVRALGLELGVPADIVWRQPFPGPGLGIRVLGEVTEDKIEIVRESDAILREEIKQADLEKDIWQYFTVLPDIRSVGVMGDARTYDYTIGIRAVTSIDGMTSDWARIPWHVLEKISTRIVNEVEHINRVVYDITSKPPATIEWE
- a CDS encoding NCS2 family permease: MKKFFQFEELGTNIRTEFVAGLTTFLAMAYILFVNPSTLTADGATGMDAGAVFTATALAAAIGSLVMGLVAKYPVALAPGMGLNAFFAYTVVLGWGIPWETALAGVLASGLIFIVLTLSGIRETIINAIPANLKMAVGAGIGLFIAFIGFQNAGIIVNNDATLIGLGDLSAPNTLLAIFGIVVTVILLTRNVKGGVFYGMIITAIAGMIFGLIDPPKGLGDIVGPVPSLAPTFGQAFAHFGDIFTIQMLVVVLTFLFVDFFDTAGTLVAVATKAGLMKDNKLPRAGKALFADSAATVVGATLGTSTTTSYVESTTGVSAGGRSGFTSVVTAGFFLLALIFSPLLGMVTSAVTAPALIIVGVLMCTTLKDIDWDQFEIAVPAFLTIVTMPLSYSIATGIAIGFVFYPITMVVKGKAKEINGIMWGLFVVFILYFIFLQ